The DNA window acacacatagtaTAGAGTGTTTTTCGTTAAGCGAACACGTTTTTTTGGCTTCGTTTAGacagcaaatataattgattCTTAATAGCTAATGAGTCTTCGGTTTTAcgttttagttttattcttaATCTTGCTCCACAAACAGTTCGGTGTCGTCGGAATCGTCATCAACGTCGAACTCATGTTCGTTATGATTAACTGGTGGACGTGCTGGAGGCAGCAGATGACGTGGTAGAAGTGGAAAGATGGCAATGGTCGGTGCACGGGGCGGTGTCCGTTGCTGATTGTTACGCCTGGCTGTGGGGCGATAGTACATGTTGCATTGTAAATAATCCTCAGCTTCAATCTCGTCGGCACCCTCCATGGAGTCCTCGATAGTGCGTGAATAGTCTTCGATTTCCTCATCGTACAAATGCGGTGCGCCATTGGCAAACGAAGCAAAACGCATCGGATCGCGCAAAGCGCTTATGATATTCCATTGCCGGCAATTGGGACTGTTGACATACTGGCGCAGCTCGGCCAGCGATCGTGTGGTCTCCTCCACAGACTGCTTGTAGTATTCCTCATTCGTAAGCAGACGGCGCTTGGGCGGAAATCGGCGTCTATAGACGGTCTGGGCGTAGCGGATCAGTGAGACTGGAAAGTAATAGGCTACAAAggtggcaattaaaattgcagaaCAGGCGCTGGTGTGCCAGCTGCTGAGACAAACAACCGCGCTGCCAATTGCCTGCAGCACCCACATAATGATGTTCTGTGATCGCGGATTCTTCGGTGGTCCAATGCGATAGCAGATCAGAAATGAAACCAGTCCGGTTATAGCCAAGTAGCCCATCACATAGTCACGATAGGTGAGCAGTATGAGGCGCATGTTGTTAGCCAACTGCTTGAGTATGTAAAAGCCAATAGTCCAGCCGCCAATCAGCACACCATACATCATTGGGCGACGCGGAAAGAGTTTCGAGGTGAAGGCTATAATGACCAGGAGCGAAGCGCATATGCCCAGGACAATTCCAGCTATATAATAGAAGACACTGTTCTTGGCCAGACGACCAGCTGTCCAAATGACAAGCAGACCCACAGCCAATTGCAGCACACGCCACATATCCATTTGCACATGATTGAGACTCACATTGTAGGGCTGCCTGGAGGCAATGCCCAGGCATTGCTGATCGAACGGCGACAGTTGTATGCGCTGACGTTTCTGTGAGAAGAGTGTAAAGCTGAACAGCGATCGATGCTCGTTGAAATGATCTAGCACCTCCTCGGGTGTGCGACCGCCATACTGCGAGTAGTCATCATTGCCAATGGTGAGGACAAATTCTACGGTTTCGAACAAACTTAGCACGGAATGCGCTTTGCCTGGGTAGCAGTAAGTACGGAGTACATTGCCGCCATATATATTGGCAGTAATGTCAATTGATGTCCCCTCCGCCAGGTGAACTGTATCAGTTGTGGGTTGAGCGCCAAAAACCGGCGTCGTAGATATTAGCACAATTGCCAGCAACAGTTTTCTGTTGAAAGTTGCCCACACCGCCTGGGGCTTCACtagtttcattttaaattaatttttcacttAAGCCTCTTAATGTATGTCAGCGTCCTCGGGAAATAACAAGTCGtctaaagaaaatatatgcatCTATGCTCTGTTGGtggttgtttattttctttgctgcaaATAGGGTTGTTCAATACATATCGCGATGGGATGATGTTTCGAAAGGTAGCATTTGCTAcgtggatgacagtgtgtgcGATTATCGATAAATGTGGcgggattttttttttttaagatgcaaagcaaaattttattgcaatttagaatatatatacaaggtTTAGCTGAAATTTACCCAAGTGGCTCAAAGTCTAGCCAAATACCGCCTTCAAGGCTAGTAATAATGCCCGTGGGCTCATACAAATTGTCCTTGCGAGTTTTGGGATTCGGACGCACCTGAAATTTAGTGAGCACCTCAACCACCGCTGCCTTGATTTGAGCCAAGGCAAAGCGCATGCCTAGAGTTTCCAAAAAGCCACCCGGGAATACATATAGGTATACATAATCTATGGAAATGCAAACTTACCTAGACAGATGCGTGGGCCATCGCCGAAGCCCATAAATACCCCACGCTCTCGATACATTTTGGCGGCATCGGGTTGCAAAAAGCGTTCGGGCTGAAAGGCTTGTGGGTTGGGGAAGTGTTTCTCATCCAGCATGAAACAGGTGTGTGGGACCACAATGGTGGTGCCGGGCTCCACTGTAAAGTCCTTGCCATTCTTGTTGCTCAGCTGTATGGACTCAGTGCAGAGTTTGTTAGACATAAAAGCTGGGGGAAATAGGCGTATGGACTCTGCATGGAGAAAATCGAACAGCTTTGAGCTTTGTGTTCAAAGAGCGTTGTTTGCTTCAGACTTACCCTGCACACAAGCATCTAGCAGTGGCAGGTCCTGCAACTTTTCAAACTCAATGTAACCTTGTTTATTGAGATGAGGCTGCAGCTCCTcacgcagctgttgctgcaccTGCTCATCTCTTgccagcaacaagagcaaatgACTCAGCACGGTGGCTGTGGTTTCAAAGCCATCCAGCAAAAAGGTCATAGTATGCGCTGTTAGCTGTCTGGTGTCCAGCTGCTTCTTGTTGGCCAATTGTATTATATAGTCTAAGAAGTCAACACGCTCGAATGTCTTTCCAGCTGCCAATTGAGCGCGTCGTAGATCTAAAGCATTTTGCATGAGGTCGACAAAAAAGTGCTCCACGGGCAGTGGCACAAAGCGTAGCTTGACCAGCTTGCGCAGCGATGGTACAGCGCTGACCAAAACAAAGTACAACATAAAGGTCCAGGGCTGATTGAACAGATCCTTAATGTGCGACATAATGGGCGTGGGCTTATCCGTGAAACTCTGCGCGCTTAGACCCAGCACACAGTCTGTAACCATTTCTGAGGTAAAGCACAGGCACATCtagagaaatatttaatatatataaaatgacaaaagtaattttatatatctctACTTACATCTTTAGCATTGACGCCATCCGGCGCGCCCAGAcgtatttgcttattaatccAATCGCTTAGCTTTAGACACACCTCATTTGTCACTGGATAAACAGTCTTGATctgttgtttataaatttatatagttatatcTAGCAGATAATAAGATAGTAAGAGCGTTTCAACTCACACGACCCATGGTTAAGCCGGGTGTTATGTCAGCGCGTCGCTGCTTCCACAGCTCACCAGTCAACGAGAATGGATTATTGGCAAATATAAAGTCAGATTTCTCATCTACCATAAGCGATATCTCATTATCATGAAAGTGCCTAAAGTCGGAGACGAATACGCGCCGCGCTAGCTCTGGACTGACAATCAATAGCTGAGGACTGCGTGAGCCAAAGATGCCCACTGCATCATAGTCGGATTTGTATTTtctataagcaattaaatagtttattatttcaGAAAGTAATAACAATTATCATTATTCTTACTTGTATATATCTTCCAGATCGTAGGAGGCGTGTCGCTTCATTGTATACATATGCGGATAGTTGCCCGTAAACAAGTTGGGCTTGGGCCCGGGCACGCCACGCTTGCGCCAGTAGTCAAAGTTCCATGTCATAAACACATAGAAAACGCCCAAGAGCAGCAGGCCCAGCACTAAAGTAATCCACCACATGCTGCACAGAAGGTTCCAATTAGACTGTTTGTTTCTATGAGTGTTTGGCTTGGTTTTATGATGAGAATGTAGAGGCAGTAACTAGCTCAGCTAGGGAGGGAGAGCAAGTACACTGAGAATAAAGCAtgttaagttaataaataataatcatataTAATTACATCACGGTTTATGCCTTGCTCAAATTATAATACGcgtattttgcatttaacatttatgaaattttgttgctctatgttaatttttattgagcaTACCCCAACAAGTGGATATTTTCTATTGATAAGGCTTATCAAGCTCTAAAGCAAATAACTCGCTCTCTACCAACAAGCATTTGCACTTATACGCTTATGGCCAGGCCAAGTAGTATTGAACACTAgagcaatattttatattaactgtTTGTTTAATGTGCCGCGTCGCGTAGTTAAACACAATAGATTatggaaaataaaatgacTAAGCAgcataatgaaaatttaatgcactttgtgccaactaattatttacatttttttaaacattttacaaatgCCCTAAGCTTTGAATTACAGtgtacaacaatttcaaattctgcctcagtttcaattaatttaattgacattgaaaacaaaagaatatGAGAGCTACTCAAGCGCTCAGTCGCAGTTAGTTTTAGAAAGAGAACACCAGAGagaaaagaaagagagagagtaaatAGTTGACAGCTAGCTAACACTTATGGAAATCTAATTAGGATgctatctttttttttagaatatgTTAAAAATACGTTATCAGTTGTTTAGAAATGAGAATACAATAGAACAATAAAAACAGAGAGCGAGCGTTGAGTCTGACAAAGTCAAGGGCAGTCtgagttaaaaataaacataagcttatattaaataaatggctGACATACTTacataagcttaaattaaataaatggctGACATATATAACTTACGGTTTACttacttttgcatttgcataaaaaattactttacTTAGTGTTtttttgtgaaaatatttcgtatttatttataaattaaaatgtacttaattgaatttttcataATGCGCTAATTTTGTAGAttgtccaaaaaaaaaagaaccataaacataattataaatttaatagtattaaaatatgcatgctTATAGTTTcctcttttgttttatgatatttgtttgccaacaatcgtaatttttgtataataataacatgCAAAAATATCTTTTGTCGCTATTTTATCTTTATCGTGGCTACGTATactaagcattaaaataatatttgtgtatgtatgtacataagtgtatatatatttggttaTGCCCCAGCACAGTCTGTAGCTAACTAATTTCGTACTATATGCTAAGCCGCGAtccaatatatatgtattaacaGGGATTGTagctgctatataaatatatatatatactatttatatagtaGGTATATAGTTAGGAACACAGATGTGTGGGCAAAGCAATTGCAGCCTTTCTATCTATTCGTGTAGCTCCAAGCGTGTGTGAGTACAGTGAAAGCTCGCAAATAAGAACTGtgttttaacaaataataatttgaaaacagTCGATAAACGtgaaatttcatttagtttaaaaacatttcgattcaaaaatacttttttattatatttaaattagatttCGTTAATCTTATTTGCAAAGCATTCACTGTCTGCGTACAGCTTGATATTGATTTTGATAGAAAATTGCTTATACAGCTAGgcatgtatatttatattctaaatattgttattaagtACAGTTAGTATGAGTAGTTGGCCTGCTTAgtgctttaatttgatttagaGTCATCTTTTCACGTAGACACAGCACGACATTTAACAATGATTTAAGTacactttcaatttcatttggtATTATCAGAGgtttttagtttactttaagcttaaagtttagtagggacacgcacacgcatacactcacacacacacacacagcaaatgaATGGATAgctaacataatttaatttaaatgcaaccaaaattaaattttttacagcGGGATTCAAAGTGTTTACTAAAACTAACAACGTATTTCATATTTCTTAATTgacttgaaatatttatttggtaTATTTGAGACTGTAAGCATCTAGCACTTATTCGATGCATGGAATAGCattgatttgaaatatttggGCTGGGAAAACAACTAAAACACataaacttataaattaaatcacatgttaagctacaaaaaatactcaaaaatgtaaataaaaaatcacttgaaattctttgctgcacactcaaaataaatatttcctTTTCCAGCTTAATTAGCACTAAGTTAAGTCGACTACAGACACGCACAAACATGCACAcagctaattttaaaaatatatatgtatactatataaatatactctTGCTACTACTCACTTAAGCAGTTGATAAAGCTAATACATTTCttgttgcttcttctttttgtgtttgtgtgttgggtttgggtttgtcGTTTGAAAAACCGTAGAAAATGTCAGTGTTTGGTGTTTCGTGTGTTTTAGTCTACAGATTAATTGTATCCAAGTCCTGGCAGGGCGCACGCGGACTTAGCTCATCGCTGGTTGTGTCCTGTGTATTGTCGGTGTTAAGTCCGATTCTAATATCTGCCATAGATGAATGATTGTGCcgcaaatttgtaatattgttattgttgttgctgctgctgttgtgattCTGATGGTGATTTGCCTGCTTGCCATCCGATGTAGCGGAGGAGAGATTATTATGCAGCGCTTGAGTCTTCTTGGTGCCCAGGCCCAGCGGAAAGGCAAAGTCCTGCGGCATCTTGTGCATAATCTTGCCCGATGTAATCAGGCGACCAAAGCCCTCCTATAAAAATATGCCAGTTTGAGAGATGTATAGTTGAATTAGATGTTATAGACTTACCTGATGAGCAAAGGCGTAGCCTGAGCGCACGGAACGGCGGCCACGACGTGAGGACGGCGTGCGCCGCACATCGCTGGAGATGCGTGAGTGCACCTTCTTTAGAGACTTTTGACGTATCTGTGTGTAAACAAGAAGTAAGTGCAATGCATTGAGGAGTGTTAAGCAACGTTTTGGTCACCTTGTCCGACAGACTGGGATGCACATCCAGCAGGTAGAACTTGTAGGCCAGCACTGGTGCCATTAGCATGACTACAGTGATCAGCATGGTCATCCAAAAGGTCATGTCATTGATGGCCTGCGTAAGCGAACCCACATAGGGACCGCCTATGacataattgtaaaaataatccAGCACAAAATACCAAATCAAGCTGCCCCATATGGTTATATGATTCACAATGGTCCAGTAGGATGTATACAAAGCAATCTGTGAATTTAAATacatgtttaatatttaagtaagcGCGCTGCTTAGCTTTCATTTTCACCTGCGCTGTGTTATCCACTATTAAGATGGTAGCAACGACAGCACCGAGTGTCATGTGATCGCTCAGTATATAACCATTCTGCGATACGCCATCCTTATAGACGCCATACGGTATGAGGAACAGTATCAATGAGGTAAAGGCGCCATGTAGCACGCTGTAGATAAACTCGCGTATGTTGAAGAGCTCGCTTTTGAGGCCCGGCGTATAGAGACGCGGATACTCGACGCTATTCTTATCCGATACGTCCTGCTCGAAGACGCCCAGTGCCAGCACCGGTAGCGATGTGTAAAACAGATTATATACTGATATGAACATGGGATCAAAGACggtctgcagcagcaaatgtacaaatattattaaatgaaattatatggGTTATTGGTATAACATTACTCACCTGTGCACTGAAGCCACAGAATAGTGAGTACCAACAATGGCACAAAGTAAATGCAAAGTTCTTGTAGAAAAAGTAGCGCAAAAACTTGCACATGCGATAATAGGACCAGCGACCATGCACCAGTAATAAACGTTCTAAATAACAAAACTGGGCAATGGCATAATCGCTGGATAGCACCGCCTGTAGACCCTCCTGGCCAGATATGCCCACGCCAATGTGCGCAGCTGCGAGAAACAAATTGGAATATTAGTACTAGTCAAATTGATGCAGCGGATTATGAGCGCTACCTTTGATCATGGACACATCATTGGCGCCATCGCCAATGGCCAGTGTTACGGCATTTTTGGCACGTTTAATTAATTCGACGACCAGCGCCTTTTGCAAAGGTGTAACACGGCAACAGATGACCGCCTTGCACTGCGATGCAATGTCCAAGAAtctaaaaaacaaacacacaagcaaaacgaaagtaaattaataattgtcaACAATAAAGTTATATGTAAGCacatttcattcaatttacatatataaacatcCAAACTTGCACGCAGGCACGCGTAGGCTTCAATGCTTTGAAAGTAACTGTTCTTGCATGTACAGCTAAATCTCTGACTTTAGCTGCTCTCGTGCTCTCTCTTAGTTTCTACCTGCATACACATTTCGCTTAATGCAGACAAAACaaagctcagctgcagcttgtacAGTTAgcacgcgctctctctctatatatatctCTCAGtaacaaagcagcgacgcagcagcaCACAGCGCAGAGCGATAGATCGCCAACAACGCAAGTAGCGCTACTTTCGCATGATTGtgcgcatacatatgtatgtatgtatgcatgtgtgtgggaGTATACCAAAGACCGATAAGCGAATCATAACTGTTTATTACCGCATTGAAGCTTCTTGCCTGCGTGCAAGTTTGCATTTCTAATAACTTAATTGCAGATTA is part of the Drosophila busckii strain San Diego stock center, stock number 13000-0081.31 chromosome X, ASM1175060v1, whole genome shotgun sequence genome and encodes:
- the LOC108606874 gene encoding probable cytochrome P450 28a5; its protein translation is MWWITLVLGLLLLGVFYVFMTWNFDYWRKRGVPGPKPNLFTGNYPHMYTMKRHASYDLEDIYKKYKSDYDAVGIFGSRSPQLLIVSPELARRVFVSDFRHFHDNEISLMVDEKSDFIFANNPFSLTGELWKQRRADITPGLTMGRIKTVYPVTNEVCLKLSDWINKQIRLGAPDGVNAKDMCLCFTSEMVTDCVLGLSAQSFTDKPTPIMSHIKDLFNQPWTFMLYFVLVSAVPSLRKLVKLRFVPLPVEHFFVDLMQNALDLRRAQLAAGKTFERVDFLDYIIQLANKKQLDTRQLTAHTMTFLLDGFETTATVLSHLLLLLARDEQVQQQLREELQPHLNKQGYIEFEKLQDLPLLDACVQESIRLFPPAFMSNKLCTESIQLSNKNGKDFTVEPGTTIVVPHTCFMLDEKHFPNPQAFQPERFLQPDAAKMYRERGVFMGFGDGPRICLGMRFALAQIKAAVVEVLTKFQVRPNPKTRKDNLYEPTGIITSLEGGIWLDFEPLG
- the LOC108606875 gene encoding nuclear envelope integral membrane protein 1a: MKLVKPQAVWATFNRKLLLAIVLISTTPVFGAQPTTDTVHLAEGTSIDITANIYGGNVLRTYCYPGKAHSVLSLFETVEFVLTIGNDDYSQYGGRTPEEVLDHFNEHRSLFSFTLFSQKRQRIQLSPFDQQCLGIASRQPYNVSLNHVQMDMWRVLQLAVGLLVIWTAGRLAKNSVFYYIAGIVLGICASLLVIIAFTSKLFPRRPMMYGVLIGGWTIGFYILKQLANNMRLILLTYRDYVMGYLAITGLVSFLICYRIGPPKNPRSQNIIMWVLQAIGSAVVCLSSWHTSACSAILIATFVAYYFPVSLIRYAQTVYRRRFPPKRRLLTNEEYYKQSVEETTRSLAELRQYVNSPNCRQWNIISALRDPMRFASFANGAPHLYDEEIEDYSRTIEDSMEGADEIEAEDYLQCNMYYRPTARRNNQQRTPPRAPTIAIFPLLPRHLLPPARPPVNHNEHEFDVDDDSDDTELFVEQD